Proteins from a single region of Companilactobacillus farciminis KCTC 3681 = DSM 20184:
- a CDS encoding glycoside hydrolase family 73 protein — MVQEEHNTFVKKVAPYAVQLGQEYGVLPSITIAQAILESDWGNSTLASQYNNYFGIKGEDPNNTKLLETKEYTNGQWITINGRFRVYSDFRESMKDHTKLLVNGTTWNPQQYRQVLQSKNYIDAAVALQSDGYATDPGYTSKIIRIIQKYNLKKYDQGIK, encoded by the coding sequence ATGGTCCAAGAAGAACACAATACTTTCGTCAAAAAGGTTGCTCCATATGCAGTCCAATTAGGGCAGGAGTACGGCGTATTACCAAGTATCACGATTGCTCAAGCAATTCTAGAGAGCGATTGGGGTAATAGTACCTTAGCTAGTCAGTACAACAACTATTTTGGTATCAAAGGAGAAGATCCTAATAATACCAAGCTTTTAGAGACGAAGGAATACACTAATGGTCAGTGGATAACTATCAACGGACGTTTTCGGGTTTATTCGGATTTTCGTGAGTCAATGAAGGATCATACGAAATTATTGGTTAATGGTACTACGTGGAATCCGCAACAATATAGGCAAGTTCTTCAATCCAAGAATTATATTGATGCGGCCGTTGCTTTGCAAAGTGATGGATATGCGACTGATCCTGGTTACACAAGCAAAATTATTCGGATTATACAGAAATATAATCTAAAAAAGTACGATCAGGGTATCAAGTAA
- a CDS encoding xanthine phosphoribosyltransferase, translating into MKELEERIRKDGRVLGKDVLKVDSFLNHQVDPMLMEKMGEEFYNHFKDAGINKILTVESSGIAPAVMTGLQFHVPVVFARKHKSVTLTDDLYTSEVYSFTKKTSNHISIDKRYLSSDDKVLIIDDFLANGQAVNGLDTIIEDAGATLAGIGIVIEKSFQKGRQLIDKSGIPIYSLARIKAFENGQVVFQDEED; encoded by the coding sequence ATGAAGGAACTAGAAGAAAGAATCAGAAAAGATGGTCGAGTTTTAGGCAAAGATGTGCTTAAAGTTGATAGTTTTTTAAACCATCAAGTTGACCCAATGTTAATGGAAAAAATGGGTGAAGAATTTTACAACCATTTTAAGGATGCTGGTATCAACAAGATTTTGACAGTGGAATCTTCAGGTATCGCACCCGCAGTTATGACTGGTTTGCAATTTCACGTACCAGTTGTTTTTGCCAGAAAGCACAAGTCAGTTACTTTGACTGATGACTTGTATACATCAGAGGTTTATTCATTTACAAAGAAGACTTCAAACCACATCAGTATCGACAAGCGTTACCTATCTAGTGACGACAAGGTATTGATCATTGATGACTTCTTGGCTAATGGACAAGCTGTTAATGGATTGGATACGATTATTGAAGATGCTGGTGCAACTTTGGCTGGTATTGGTATCGTGATCGAAAAATCTTTCCAAAAGGGTAGACAATTGATCGACAAATCAGGAATTCCAATTTATTCATTGGCACGTATCAAAGCTTTTGAAAATGGCCAAGTGGTCTTCCAAGACGAAGAGGATTAG
- a CDS encoding ATP-grasp domain-containing protein, giving the protein MTFIAPGKTLGIIGGGSETYIFELEAKRMGFRTMLLTDEEKDIATQAADSFLVGTLENLENLSELGRRSDLLLYMDENFDSTLLKKLSEDFNVVQGADLLGIAQDRYIERTFLNDLNINVPPFFSIVTVNDIKKAVEEIGFPCALKPIQKNQTILKRHILYNAEDVEQVQKLLQDGTYILEAWIDTKAEYSIMVSKSKDKKIHTFPMIREIYDGTHLMSSFIYKKNNPDVEAEMQRVALMVAENVDYVGVFGIGFILSQSGVLYVKRIFPGINYSANVYQEATGISQFELHIRAICDWPIPEIFPMVNAATLKIIEGNLPQSLDLLQEKAQWKFNYYTGFKAKNQADRDVGYISIFSDDVEELKNDILTTNIWRVE; this is encoded by the coding sequence ATGACTTTTATTGCGCCCGGTAAGACTTTAGGTATAATTGGCGGCGGCAGTGAAACTTATATATTTGAATTGGAAGCTAAGAGAATGGGCTTTAGAACCATGCTTTTAACTGATGAAGAAAAAGATATTGCGACACAAGCTGCAGACAGTTTTTTGGTCGGTACTTTAGAGAACCTTGAAAATCTAAGTGAATTGGGCCGTAGAAGTGACCTTCTTTTGTACATGGATGAGAATTTCGACAGTACGCTTTTGAAAAAGTTGTCAGAAGACTTCAATGTGGTTCAAGGAGCTGATTTATTAGGCATTGCCCAAGATCGGTATATCGAGAGAACCTTTTTGAATGATTTGAATATTAACGTTCCACCGTTCTTTTCAATCGTTACGGTCAATGATATAAAAAAAGCCGTCGAAGAAATTGGTTTTCCATGTGCACTAAAACCGATTCAAAAGAATCAAACTATCTTAAAGCGCCATATTTTGTACAACGCTGAAGATGTCGAACAAGTCCAAAAATTGCTCCAAGATGGAACTTATATTTTGGAAGCTTGGATCGATACGAAGGCTGAGTATTCAATTATGGTCAGCAAGAGTAAAGATAAAAAAATCCATACTTTTCCGATGATTCGAGAAATATACGATGGTACGCATTTGATGAGTTCTTTCATTTATAAGAAGAATAATCCCGATGTGGAAGCAGAAATGCAAAGAGTTGCCTTGATGGTGGCGGAAAATGTTGATTACGTAGGAGTCTTTGGCATAGGTTTCATCCTATCTCAATCCGGGGTTTTGTACGTCAAACGAATTTTCCCAGGAATCAACTATTCAGCTAACGTTTATCAAGAAGCAACCGGCATTTCTCAATTTGAATTACATATCAGAGCGATTTGTGATTGGCCCATTCCTGAAATTTTTCCAATGGTCAACGCGGCTACCTTGAAGATAATTGAAGGTAACTTGCCACAGAGTTTGGACTTGCTTCAGGAAAAAGCACAATGGAAATTTAACTATTACACAGGTTTTAAAGCTAAGAATCAAGCCGATAGGGATGTCGGTTATATTTCAATTTTTTCTGACGATGTCGAAGAATTAAAGAATGATATCTTAACAACTAATATTTGGAGAGTAGAATAA
- the purB gene encoding adenylosuccinate lyase, with the protein MIDRYVTEQMKPIWTDQNRFQAWLEVEIAAVEGWSKLGEIPAEDAKLIAQNAKFDVSEIAEIEKQTKHDVVAFTRDVSRYLGPERKWVHFGLTSTDVVDTAYGYLMKQANDIIREDLNEFLEVVKQKALKYKDTPMIGRTHGVHAEPTTFGLVLANWYSEIKRDIERFDHAAKGVEAGKISGAVGSYANVPTSVEKFVCDKLGIRAQEISTQVLPRDLHAEYIQTMALIATSIERFALEVRHLQRTEVREAEEFFAAGQKGSSAMPHKRNPIGSENVTGLARVIRGHAFTALEDVPLWHERDISHSSAERVIIPDTTELLDYILRRFTKITKDLTVFPDKMIEDMNITHGLIYSQRVLLKLVEAGYSREQAYDIVQPMTAKAWDEKKDFRTMLENDTRVTDKLSDADLDDAFDYHWHLRNVDEIFKRVGLE; encoded by the coding sequence ATGATTGATAGATATGTAACTGAACAAATGAAACCAATTTGGACGGACCAAAATAGATTTCAAGCTTGGCTCGAAGTAGAAATTGCAGCCGTAGAAGGTTGGAGCAAACTAGGAGAAATTCCTGCTGAAGATGCAAAGTTGATTGCTCAAAATGCTAAGTTTGACGTTTCAGAAATTGCTGAAATCGAAAAACAAACTAAGCACGACGTAGTTGCTTTTACTAGAGATGTTTCACGTTACCTAGGACCAGAAAGAAAATGGGTCCACTTCGGTTTAACTTCAACTGATGTTGTTGATACAGCCTATGGTTACTTGATGAAACAAGCTAATGATATTATTCGTGAAGATTTGAATGAATTTCTCGAAGTAGTTAAACAAAAAGCTTTGAAGTACAAAGATACACCAATGATTGGTAGAACTCACGGTGTTCACGCTGAACCTACTACTTTTGGTTTGGTACTAGCTAACTGGTACTCAGAAATCAAGCGTGATATCGAAAGATTCGACCATGCAGCTAAGGGTGTTGAAGCCGGTAAGATCAGTGGTGCAGTTGGTAGTTACGCTAATGTGCCAACTAGTGTTGAAAAATTTGTTTGTGATAAATTGGGTATCCGTGCTCAAGAAATCTCAACTCAAGTTCTTCCAAGAGATCTTCACGCTGAATACATCCAAACAATGGCTTTGATTGCTACATCAATTGAACGTTTTGCTCTAGAAGTACGTCACTTGCAAAGAACTGAAGTTAGGGAAGCTGAAGAATTCTTTGCTGCTGGACAAAAAGGTTCAAGTGCTATGCCGCACAAACGTAACCCAATCGGTTCAGAAAATGTTACAGGTTTAGCTCGAGTAATTAGAGGACATGCCTTCACAGCTCTAGAAGATGTGCCATTGTGGCATGAACGTGATATTTCACATTCTTCTGCTGAACGTGTCATTATTCCTGATACAACTGAATTGTTGGATTACATTTTGAGAAGATTTACTAAGATCACAAAAGATCTAACAGTCTTCCCAGATAAGATGATTGAAGATATGAACATCACTCACGGTTTGATTTACTCACAACGTGTCTTGTTGAAGTTAGTTGAAGCTGGCTATTCTCGTGAACAGGCTTATGACATTGTTCAACCAATGACTGCCAAAGCTTGGGATGAAAAGAAAGACTTCAGAACTATGCTCGAAAATGATACACGTGTGACTGATAAACTTTCTGATGCTGATCTTGATGATGCTTTTGATTATCACTGGCATTTAAGAAATGTTGATGAAATTTTTAAACGCGTTGGGTTGGAATAG